The sequence TGAGTGAGCTGAGGGAGGCGGTATCCATTAATGCCCTTGATACTTTTTCTTCTTCATATAGGCTCAACCAATGGCTTTGCCTGCCTTCTTTACGTTGCAAAAGCAGACTGGCCAAATTCAGAGTACCTATACTCATACCATCGCTCACCATAAAGATGATATTCCTGGCAGTTTTAGGAGGGTAATTTTTCGCCTGCAACTTATGTATAGGGAAAAAGCTACTACCGAGCAGTGTGATGGAAGTATTTCTAAAAAAGTCTCTTCTTCTCATGACAGTATTATTTGTGTGCAACAATGTTGCAAAAGTACTGTTTAGTTTGTTTATTCGCAACTAAGTTGCAATAAAATAATTGAATGCCCGCAAAAGAATGGATTTAATATGGAATACAACTATTACCCCTGTTTTTTGAAACAATTAAACTGCTGATATGAAATTCCTTATGCCAGGGAGACATATCATGATTGATGGAAAAATAATCTACCTTAGTGGGCAACAGTTATCGAATTTGTTGAACGGCAAGTCATCAGATTATTTAGGCCACATACAGACAATCAATAAACCTGGAGCAGAATTACATGTAGCGGGTATTGCAGGCCAGATAAATATTATTACAAAGAAGAACAGCGTGCAGGGAAAATGGATAGTGCTTCGTCGCAATTAATCACCCAGAATGCCATCTTTTCTTATAAGAATCGCTGGGATCTGTTGTTAATAAGTCCCATTCAGTTCATTAGGGGATGGAGGATGGAACCTTCCACAAAGATTAGTTATACGTCTTACCCGATAAGTGGATTCCTGGCAAGTCAATTATCATCAGTCCTTATTTTACATGAGTATTTCTATTTACCTGGACAAATTATTGCCAAGTTAACTTTCCAATAAACATCTCCTGAGTTATACGATATTTAAAGAACTTGTTCCCAATTTTCACTGGATGGAGGTTTTAAGAAATCACTTCTGCAGGGAAAACTGGATTTGAAAGTTTCATTTTCGGATTTGTTTCACACAAACCGGATGTTCAGGAAGTCATTGAGTAAGTTGGTCGAAAATGAACGTCGAAATGCATCAGATTCAAGGTGGATAGCTTTTACTTTTCAATACCAGATGGGCGGTAAGCTGAGTGCAGGAAAGGTACGCTCGTCAGAGGAACTGAGGCGCTTTTAAGATGTTATAAAAAAGCCCGGCAGGACTGCCAGGCTTTATTGCGTATATTATATCTGATTGATGCGATCAACTACCTTGTTTATGCTAGACGATCTTTAGCGTATTTTTCATCAGTTGATCTTTTCCTCTATTACGTGATCGGGCATTAAAGGCTGTAAAACACCCCAATATTACCTTGTATACCAGCTATTGCTTCGTTGTATTTATCAATTTTCCTTCCCGCATTTACATTTCTGTTTTCATTGACTACCTTGAAGTTTGGTTTAGCATAGTTGTAGTTAGCTCCAATCAACACACCAAAATGTTGGGTGATTGCATACTTCAGATTGAAACCTCCTTCCAGTCCCAATACACTGGCTGTAGACTTTTTTTGAATGAGTTGATTGCCTATGCCGTCTTCCAGGTAAACTTCATTTCCCGGAAGGGTGGCATGGGTTAATCCAGCCAGTGCGTGGATATCCAGACTTAATTTACCAAAGGAGAAATTATAATATGGGCCGATGAGAAAATTTAAATTCTGGTTTTGTCCTTTAATGTATACAGTTGAGCTATCTATATCAAAATCTTCTTTATAACCTTCTGCCATTCCCTGCGAATTGTTAAATCCATAATGTGTGTAAAAGAAATGACCGCCAATTCCCCAGTTAGAGTTTTTGAAAAAACAGGCACCGGTAATACCTAAATTGAAACCTGTTTTTGCAAAACCAGATTGACTATTGTAGTAATCACCTTTAGCATAATTGCCACCTACGGTAGATAAACCGCCTGTAACGGCAATAAAGCTTTTACCCCCGGTTTTAGTGGGTTTTTTATCCTGTGCATCTGACAAAATGGATATGCTTAAAAGGCTCAATATTGAAAAGCCGTAAATTATTTTCTTCATAGTTTACAAGTAAATTTTGAAATCATTGAATATTAATAGTGAAGTTTACATCTGCATCAGTTGAACCAGGTTGGCATGTACCATCTTTTACATTTGGTTGATGTCTTAATTGTACATTTAGTTCTCCTGTTCCAGCAGCGCCGGTAGTAAACAGGTCAGTGAGACCTACCTCTAATGCCGGGGTGTTTGTATCCTTATCTGTACGTGCTACAGTAAGGTTAAGACTGGGAGAAGAAGTAAAGCATATCAGGTGGTAATTCTCCCTTTCTTTGATTTCTTCAGTTACGTCTCCGATAGGAGTAGTCGTACGGTCCTGAAATAATACCTCAACATTATATTTATTGTCGGCTTTTAGGTTCAGTACCGGTGTATTGATACTGTCAGGAGGATTTGAAATAAGCGTAGTGTCTGTCCAATAAGCATATTGAACGTCTGTTGCATCATTCGCATTTGTTACTTTTAAACCAACAGTAGTCAGAAACTCATTTCCCGGAACAGGTGGTGCTACGGCTGTCTCATCTTTTTTACAGGAATTCATAAGGGTTGCAAATGCTACCATCAATGATGCAGTGATCAGGATTTTTTTCATACTTATTGAATTTGGATTTAATTAAAATGTAAGTTTGGTTCGCAGTATAAAACTGATACCTAAATCGTCGGCGTAATACCTGAACCTGTTCAGGTAATCCCGGTAAGCTACGTTGGTAAGATTGTCTACAGAGAAGCTGATGTCCAGCAAATTTTTGTGAAGTGGCAGTTGAGTGCTCATAGAATAATTGAGCAGTCCATACGCGGCTGGTGGTGCTGCATAATCACTATTTGGTGGCACCCTTGTTTGTCTGGCGGTATAAACATATTGTAGGGTAATAAAATTCTGTTTGAATTTGCTGCGGTTGGGTATTTGATATTTTAAGGTGTTATCGAATTTGTCAGCAGGCATGAAAATGAGGTAGTCATGAATAGTTTTATTATACCCTCGTACAATAGCAGTTTTCGAAATAATGGCCAGCGGCGCTAATAGCTGGTAATTTATTTCTGCATCCAAACCTCTTAGTCTGACATTCGCTTGTGTGTACTGAAAGACCGGATAAGTGCCGCTTACAAGGGTAATACCTGTGAGAGAAGGTTTGGCATAGATGTAGTTATTAATTTCATTGTCATACAGGTTGAGTTGAACAAGCAATTTTTGGCCAGTGTATTTAAAACTTATATTGTTATTGATAGAACGCTCCGACTGCAAGGTAGAATCACCAATCTCGTATGATGCAGCACTTAAATGAATCCCTTTAATGTATAATTCACTTACACTCGGAGCTCTCCAGGCGCTGCCTGTATTTGCACTGACAGAAAGATCAGGGGTAATCTGGAAGGTAGCTCCGGCGCTCCCGGTTAAGTTATTATATGTATGAGTTTGTGTATAGACAGTAAGGGAGTTGTCATTGCGTCTATATACTCTCAGCCAGCGGTAATCGTATCTTAGGCCGGCTTCAAATGTCCACTTGTCTCTGTTGTATTTTTCAATTCCAAATATACCGCTTCCATAGTTCCTGAAGTTAGGAATTAGGTAACGGATGCCTTTAAATACATTGCCCTGTGTGATTCCGCTTATACCATAGGAACCGGAAAAATGTTTTTTCTCTGGGGTATGATAAATCAGGTCAACCGTGTGGGTCTTGATTTTGAAGCTCACCTGTGGCGCGTTTAATACTGCCGGATCATCGCTGTAAGGAAGGTCAACGTCATATTCATTCCTGAGGTCGGACTGACGGGCAAAAGTTAATTCTGCACGACTATTGTTTTTAAACCTGTAGTAGCTATTTAGTTTTAATAGGTCATGTATTACCTGCTGATAGCTTCGGTTTATTTTATATGAAAAATAGGAGGGGGTAATTGGTTTTGGGCGGGCAAATGCGGCGTAAAGATCATCGAGGTTGCCGACATGAGAGCCGTCAAAGATGCCCATTTTGCTTTGATAGCTGCTATAATAAGCAAACATGCCAAAATTGGCCTTGTGATACCCGATGGTCGCTGAATAATCATGTTCATCAATTCCTGAATTACCAAGGTAATATGTTGCAGTTTTAAAATTACCAGCCCTTTTCAAAGTACCCTGAACACGCCACTGAATCCCTTCCCATTTATTATACCCTGCACCATTCAGTAACCCCGAGATGGCCCCCATTCGGCTATTAGATGCGCCCACCAGGTTTGCTTCGCCTTTCAACCTATCATTAACTAGCGTAGGGGGATCCAGTAAAATCACACCAGCAATGGCATCCGAACCATACCTCAGACTAGCTGCGCCTTCGATAATAGTCATGTTGCCGGCGATGAACGGATCTATTTCCGGAGCATGCTCACTGCCCCATTGCTGTCCTTCCTGTCTGATACCATTATTGAGAATGAGTACCCTGTTGCTATGCAGCCCATGAATAACAGGTTTGGAAATACCCGGCCCTGTTTGAATACTGTTTAATCCGGGAATATTTTTCAGACTTTCCCCCAGCGTTTTACCAGCGGATTGAAAAAGTTGCTTTTTGTCTAGCTCAATCAGATTGAGGGTCGTTAAGTCATGAATTTTATTGGCATTGATTACCACTTCTTTAAGATCACCCTCCATGTGGTGATAGGTAAAATTGAGAGTGGTGTTATTGTTGATATAAATAGTCCTCTGTAGAAAAATAACTGAGTCAGCAGCACAGGTAATGGTATATGTACCTTTACATACTGAATCGATATCATAGTACCCGTTTGTATCTGTGATAGAAGATTGTCCATTACTGAGTGTAATACTTGCATGAACAACGGGTTTCTGGTTGTTGTTCAGAATATTTCCAATAATATGAAAATTGCATACTTGTCCTGATGTGTGGCTGGTGACCATTAAAAGCAGGATCTTGATTACCAGCCATGTCTTTTGTTTCATAAGACACCTCTAATTACTGTTTGTTTTGCAATAATGTTGCAAATATAGTTTAAGATTGAATGTGCAACAGGGTTGCATTATGGGTGGTTTATTACCGGGTTGACCGGTAAATGGTATTATATCTGTGCAGATAGTTTTGTACTAATGATTCTTCCCATGTTATAGATACCATAATGGCTGTTAGGAGATTAGCTGTAGTATTCAAAGATCATTATACAAGTGATAGGAGCACCTTATTAAAGAATGTTTAGGATAGTACTACAGCGAATGCTTATAACAGGAGATACCTTTATCCCGACGCGTTTGGTTTTAATGCCAGTATGGAAAAAGGATTTAAGAGGTACAAAAAGCAGCTGTTTACCATCGGATATCAGTATCATCATATCCAGGAAGAACTGATGACAAATACACAGTACAATAACAGTCTGATGGGGAGCATAAACTGCAGGCAGATTATTCTCATCCTCTTAAGAACTGGTAGATGGAGTCGGGCATTAAATGAATAGGCCGGATTAGCCATGCAACCTATGATACGACAGACAATGCCGGGTTTGGGTATAGCCAGCACATCTAGGCTGCTTATCATTAATGGCAGCTCCATTCTAAATTAATGAATGTAAAAGCCGTCGTAAGACTGAAATATGCAGTGTTGCAGCAAGGCCATTATTGCAATTTGATTGTCAAAAAATTTAGTATATAACCGGTGGTTGTTATCAGTAGAAATAGCTACGAATGAGGAGGTTCCTGTCTTAATTTGCATCCGTTTTATCATGTTGTACTTACAATTCGCGAATACAGAATTCATTGGGATTAAGACGAACTGTCAGTTACTGGCGGTGATGGGCCTAACATGTAAAACTTGCACAAATTGATGCAGGCGATTTTACATAATATGATTCGAGCAATTTTGCCACCAGTGATTGGTGTGGGCTTGAAAATGCTAAGAAAAAATGACACGAAATGCTGTCATCTTTTCCTGTTGAATGACAAATTGTAATGAATGAGGATAAATTTTTTCTGGCTGGTACGGCCTTTGATGTCGTCTTTGATATAAGCTCTTTATACTATTGTTTAACAATTAAAAAGAAGGTTTTATGACACTCGTTAAAAGATCCAATGGAAGTTTATTACCATTCTTTGATGATTTCTTTAGCCGGGAACTTTTTAACTGGAGCAACAGTAATTTTTCTTCTACCAGTATGACAGTTCCAGCAGTGAACATTCGGGAAAATGATCACAGTTTTGAAGTTGAAGTGGCTGCTCCCGGTATGGAAAAAAAGGATTTCAAAATTACGCTGGAGGGTAATACCCTTACCATTTCAGCTTCCAGGGAAAATCAATATTCCCATGAGAATGATCCTTATACTCACAGGGAGTTTAGCTACCAGATGTTTCAACGCAGCTTTGAACTACCTAAAGATGTGGTGGATCAAAATCACATTGAGGCAAAGTATGAAAACGGGCTC is a genomic window of Chitinophaga sp. LS1 containing:
- a CDS encoding outer membrane beta-barrel protein codes for the protein MDGGFKKSLLQGKLDLKVSFSDLFHTNRMFRKSLSKLVENERRNASDSRWIAFTFQYQMGGKLSAGKVRSSEELRRF
- a CDS encoding TonB-dependent receptor yields the protein MKQKTWLVIKILLLMVTSHTSGQVCNFHIIGNILNNNQKPVVHASITLSNGQSSITDTNGYYDIDSVCKGTYTITCAADSVIFLQRTIYINNNTTLNFTYHHMEGDLKEVVINANKIHDLTTLNLIELDKKQLFQSAGKTLGESLKNIPGLNSIQTGPGISKPVIHGLHSNRVLILNNGIRQEGQQWGSEHAPEIDPFIAGNMTIIEGAASLRYGSDAIAGVILLDPPTLVNDRLKGEANLVGASNSRMGAISGLLNGAGYNKWEGIQWRVQGTLKRAGNFKTATYYLGNSGIDEHDYSATIGYHKANFGMFAYYSSYQSKMGIFDGSHVGNLDDLYAAFARPKPITPSYFSYKINRSYQQVIHDLLKLNSYYRFKNNSRAELTFARQSDLRNEYDVDLPYSDDPAVLNAPQVSFKIKTHTVDLIYHTPEKKHFSGSYGISGITQGNVFKGIRYLIPNFRNYGSGIFGIEKYNRDKWTFEAGLRYDYRWLRVYRRNDNSLTVYTQTHTYNNLTGSAGATFQITPDLSVSANTGSAWRAPSVSELYIKGIHLSAASYEIGDSTLQSERSINNNISFKYTGQKLLVQLNLYDNEINNYIYAKPSLTGITLVSGTYPVFQYTQANVRLRGLDAEINYQLLAPLAIISKTAIVRGYNKTIHDYLIFMPADKFDNTLKYQIPNRSKFKQNFITLQYVYTARQTRVPPNSDYAAPPAAYGLLNYSMSTQLPLHKNLLDISFSVDNLTNVAYRDYLNRFRYYADDLGISFILRTKLTF
- a CDS encoding Hsp20/alpha crystallin family protein, producing the protein MTLVKRSNGSLLPFFDDFFSRELFNWSNSNFSSTSMTVPAVNIRENDHSFEVEVAAPGMEKKDFKITLEGNTLTISASRENQYSHENDPYTHREFSYQMFQRSFELPKDVVDQNHIEAKYENGLLKLVVPKTESARKKTPRLIEIQ